A segment of the Desulfofundulus luciae genome:
CAGGGATTGCCCGTCATGTCTGATGGAAGCAAACAGAATGACCATGTCGTGGACTGCGCCGGCCACCACAGCGCCAATAAGAATCCACAGGGTGCCGGGCAGGTAGCCGAACTGGGCGGCCAGAACAGGGCCGATCAGGGGGCCGGCGCCGGCAATGGCGGCAAAGTGGTGACCGAACAATATCCAGCGGTTGGTGGGTACGTAGTCCCGGCCGTCATTATGGGCTTCCGCAGGGGTGCGGCGCTTTGGATCCAGGGCCAGAACTCTCGCTGCCAGGAAAGCTCCGTAAAAACGGTAGGCCAGGATAAATACCAGTGCTGCTATAATTACCAGGGTTAAGGCACGCACATTTATTCCCTCCCTGTTGAAAAATTATGAAACCGGCCGGTCCGTGCTTACATTATAAACTCTCCCGGTGAAACAGGTAACAACGGCTTAATCAACGGAACAAAAGAGGGGTTGATCGGAAATATGGGCCCCATCAACAGAAAAAACCCCACTTTCCGTGGGGTAGCATTTTACGAAGCTTCCAATCCCAGTATTGATTTCAGTTCCTTCACCTGGCTCTTGCTGACCGGGATTTGAGTCTTTTTAGGGTCACCCATCACCAGCCAGTATGTTCCTTTGAACCAGGGCAGCACCCCCTGAACCTGGTTCAGGTTAACCAGAAAACTTTTGTGTACCCGGAGGAAACCTTCACTTTTTAACCGTGCTTCCAGTTCAGTCATGCTGCCGGTGTAGGTGCAGGTATCACTGGCGGTGACGATCTGTACGCTGCCGTCTTTGGACCGGCCGAAGATGATATCCTGGTAATCCAGGAGCCTGATTTCCCCGTTTTTTTCCACAGGCAATTTCTTAATCCGGTGTCTTTTTGCTTGCAGCAGCCCGGCCACCCGTTCCACAGCCTCCGTCCAGTCGTCGGAGCGCCTGCGCAGTTCTTCAATGCGTTTGATGGTCTTGGCCAGCCGTTTATCTTCAAAGGGCTTCAAAAGGTAATCCACTGCTCCTAGCTCAAAGGCCCTGACGGCATACTCGTTATAGGCCGTGGCAAAGACCACCAGGGGCGGGTGCGGGGAGGAAAGCATCTGCCGGGCGGCTTCACATCCCGACATCCCCCGCATTTGGATGTCCAGAAAAACCACATCGGGCTGCAGCTCAGCCACCAGTTTCAGGGCTTCCTGTGCGTCCTCGGCTTCACCTACCACCCGGCATTCCGGGTAGGCCGACAACAGGTATTTTAGCTCGTCCCTGGCCAGGGGTTCGTCGTCAACCACAACAGCTGTAAAGGGCGTCTTCCTTCACCCCCTGGGAGCTGGTTTCTTTAGGAAAGCGCAAGACCACTCTGGTACCCTGCCCGGGTGTACTGTTTACCTGCAACGCATACCCCGGCCCGTACAGGCCCTTCAAACGTTCGTTGACAATGGATAATCCCAGCCCGTGGCCGCGCCCGTAGCCGGGCAGGAGGATTTTATCCAGTTCTTCCGGGAAGATACCCACACCATTATCTTCTATGGTGACTATCACTTCTTCAGGCTGTTCTTTAGCTATGATTTTTATCCTCCCACCCTCCCTCTTGGGTTGCAGGCCGTGCTTGATGGCATTTTCTACCACCGGCTGCAGGGTAAAGGCGGGAACGGGGCAGGTTAAAACTGCGGGATCAACAAGCTGGATTACCTGTAGCTTGTTGCCGAAGCGTGTTCCCTCGATGGCCAGGTAGGCCTCCACATGGGCCAGTTCTTCCGCCAGGGGAATGGGAGCATCATCCTTTCGCAGACTGTACCGGAAGAAGCTGGCCAGTTTAATCAACAGTTCCCGGGCCTTGTCCGGCCTGGTGCGTACCAGGGAGACAATGGTATTTAAGGCGTTAAACAGGAAGTGGGGGTGCACCTGGGCCTGGAGCGCCTTCAGTTCCGCCTGGGCACGCAGCCGGGCTTCGGATTCCACTTCGGCCAGTTCCAGCTGGGTGGAAAACAGGTGGGCCAACCCCCGGGCCAGTTCCAGGTCTACCGGCGTGATGCAGTTTTCCCGGTCATGATAAAGCTTTAAAGTGCCTATGGTTACCTCCCGCCTTTTCAGTGGCACCACCACTGCCGAAGCCAGGCGGCAGTTCTTTTCCTGGCAGCCGATTTCATCCCTGGTCTGGGCTACCTGAACCTCTCCGGTGGCCAGCGCCTTTAAAGTGGCACTGGTCAATATGGGAGTCCCGGGGTGATGATGGTCGTCCCCCCGGCCCACATGGGCCAGGATCTCCTGCCCGTTGGTGATGGCCACGGCGGCCAGCTTGACGGAATTATAAATAATCCGGGCCGTCTGCTCAGCCGACTCCCGGTTCAACCCGTGTCGTAAATAGGGCAGGGTTTGGGTGGCAATGCGCAGTGCCTGCTGTGCCTGGCAGGCGGCGATGCGTTCCCGCTGCTCGGCAGCGGTTTTGGCAATGACCATAAAAATGGCCACGCCGATGGAATTGACTATAATCATGGGCGGGCCGATGATCTGCACCAGTGCCCAGGCCTCGCCGAAAGGACGGGCGGTGGCCAGGATAATGGCCATTTGCAATGTTTCTCCCGCCAGCCCGGCCAGTAAAGCTACATGCCAGGGAATGGGGCCGCGGCGGTAGTAGTGCTGCACCAGCCCGCCCAGGGCCCCTTCGGCCACGGCGGCCAGGGCGCAGGAAAAGGCGGTGAAACCACCCAGCAGGTAACGGTGGAAACCGGCGATCAGGCCCGCCCCGGCCCCCACCAGGGGCCCGCCCAGCAAACCGGCCACCATTACCCCCACCACCCGGGAGTTGGCCAGGGCGCCGTGGATGGGCACGGCGGCGTAAGTACCCACAATGCCCATACCACCCAGGGCCAGAGTCAACAGCAGCTTGTCCCGGGGGGTGAGCTGCCGGGATAAAATACGCCCCAGGGCGGGCATGCGGGAAAGAATAAAGGCCGCTGTGGCCACCATGCTCAATCTGTACGCTAGGGTAAGGGCCAAAGACCAGGTCACGGTAGGTCACCCTTTCTAACTGTTTAATCGACCTGTCCGACAATTAGTATACCACAGGTTCACTCACCAGTACAGGCGGGGCTGGAAGTTATGGGGTGTATGCAGCTAAAAGCTAAATCTAACATATCGTCATTTTTCTATGGACAACTTATCAGAAATGTGTTACTATTTCATGTAAAGGGATTCAACCGCATAGTCGTGTCCGGGTTCCCCTGTCAATCAGGCAGGGGTAAAAGGGAACCAGGTGCGAATCCTGGACGGTGGGGCCACTGTGAATGGGTAGCGGCTTTCCACAGGGCCACTGGCCCAGCACTTACTGATTGGCTGTTACATTTAAGGGTACCCTGTTCTACAGTGAATGATGTAACAGCATGGTTGTTTAGCCAATGTCACTGGTGAGTGCTGGGCTGGGAAGGCGGAAAGCAGGCGATGACCCATGAGTCAGGAGACCTGCCCGGGCGCGCGGCACGGAAAGCCTCCCAGGGAACAGGGGCTTGTGCCGGTAATAGCCTTACCACTTTACGGTGGGCTGCAGCCAGTGTAAACAAACCCCGGTCTCTGACAGGCCGGGGTTATTTGTTTTAGGGTGTTGCATCCTTTCAATTAAATAGCGACAAATGATTTAATATCCTGCTGCCTGAGGACAACTTCATACCGGAACGGGTGCTTTTACCCCGAGGGGTAAAGGTGAAAAGGGAAGCCGGTGCAAATCCGGCGCGGTCCCGCCACTGTGAGGGGGAGGGACTCCACAGCAAAGTCACTGTCCAGCACTCAGTGAGATTGTTTTCTGCTTTGATAGAAATTGGTTACTGCTACGATAAGGTTACGGCGAAGGAAACCATAACATGGCTGAGTGCTGGATGGGAAGACGTGGAGCTCCGGTGAACCCGAGCCAGGAGACCTGCCCGTTACCGGGACAACCAGACCAACCTGCGCGGACGGGGGGTGGTTAAGTTTGTCGTGGCATGATTTTGCTGCGAGGATTGAGCCTCCATCCGGGTAGATGGGGGTTTTTTTTACGGCGAGGCCTGGGGTATGCACAGGTAACAAGCCTTTATACATCGTTAACCCATTCTCCTTTCAGGAGTAAATATATATCCGGCTTTAAGTCAGGCCGGGCTACTTTTTAAAATTAGCCGGTTGGTTTAAATAAAAAGTTTTTACAAAGGAGTTACCTATGGGAACGTTCGTTCCCTATACAAAACATTAAAATCTACTTTCTGAGGAGGACGTTCTTATGAAAACCCATCACTTTGCCGGGCGGTTAACAGCCCTGGTTGCAACGGTCTGTTTATTCCTCGGTCTGCTGGTGCCGCTTGGGGTACCGGGCCGGGTGGAAGCGGCAGTTTCACCCCTGGCGGATAAGGCAGTGCAATTCCTGCATCGTGACTATTTAAAAAACGGGTTGATTAACTCGGATGTGGGTGTGGGCTCGTATGCCTTTTATGTGCTAAGCCAGGCCGGTGTTGACGCCGGAGCCTGGGTGCACCAGGGAGTGACTTTCCGGGAGGCAGTGCTGAAGGCGGTCAGGGATGATCTGGATAAAGCGGCTGAAGTGCGGGCAAAGCAGCTTGCCCAGGATCTGGTGGCCATGCAGGCGCTGGGAGAAAAGGATCTGGCCGGCCGGTTGCTGCAGGTCTTGAAGAACAGGCAGACAGACGAAGGATTTGAAGACATCGGGCCGTTAAGCATCTACAGCAACATGCCTTCCTTTGATCTTTTAAGCAGGGCCGGGTTAATGGATCAGATAAACACCGGCCTGGCCAGGAATTATATCCTGGAAAAACAGTATGTCAAGGCACAAAATCCTCAGTACGGAAGCTGGGGGTCGCTGGATGGTAATGCCTATTACGCCGATTTCATGGCCACGGCCCAGGCGGTGAGGGTGCTGCACTACCTGGACCCGGAAAAGAAAGATCCTCAGGTGCAGGAGGCCATTAAAAACGGCCTGGCCTGGATGCAAAGACAGCAGAAGGCAGACGGCAGCTTTGTGGCCGGTATGGACGACCCGGTGATCGATACTGCGGAAGTAATTGTGACCCTGAAGACCCTGGGTATGGACCCGGCGGCGTGGAAAAGCGGCACGGGGAAGAGTGCCGTTGATTATCTGATGAATAAGTCATTGAACGCCGATGGGAGCTTCGGTACGTCGGGAAACGCCATGGATGCCACCTGGGTGCTCTGGGCGTGCCTGGCGCTGGAAGCGAAGGCGAAAAGCCAGGCAACACAGCCACAACCTGGATCTCAGGAGGAATCCGGACGGCAAGCGCAACCCGGTATGGTGGCCAGTTTTACGGATTTGAAAGGTCACTGGGCGGAAGGGGCCATCAACAGGCTGGTTCAAATACAGGTTGCGTCGGGTTATCCAGACGGTACCTTTAAACCCGAAGAGCAGGTGACCCGCTATGAAATAGCCTCCATGATGGTGCGCCTGCTAAAGCCGGCGGTGGCTTCCCGGCAAGACCTGCTTGTGTTCGACCGGAAGTTTAAAGATAGCCGGAATGTTCCCCAATGGGCCCATGAGGCCGTGGCCGTGGCATTGAGGGAAGGGCTCATTTCCGGCTACCCGCAACCGGACGGCACCCTTATTTTTAAAGGGGAGGAACCGGTAAGCCGTGCCGAACTGGCCGCCGTTATGGCCCGGATTATTGAAAAGAAATGCGGGGAGGTGGCGCCGAAAGAGCTGGATTTCGCCGATGCGGATCAAATTCCGGCCTGGGCGAAAGAGGCCGTGGGGGTGGCTTACGCCAAGGGGGTTGCCGGTGGTTATCCCGACCGGACTTTCCGGGCCGAGAAAAAGGTCACCAGGGCCGAAGCGGCCGCCATGCTTTTGCGCCTGGCTGATGTGCTGTAAGGAGGTATCGAAAAGGCCCGGGAGGGTAAAGAAGGGACAATCTGCCGGGTTAAATCGGGCGGTGTTACATGAGGCGGCCATGCTGCCTAAAGAAGGTACAGTAGTGAAAGAAAGTGGAAAAGTCTGTTTTCAGAGTAAAAACATCGTAAGGGGGTCAGGGCGTTGTATCACCATAAAAGGACGGTTAAAAAGCTGAGTTTGTTACTGGTTCTGGTCATGGCCGCAACCCTGCTGACACCGGCGGTAAATGCCGGCGCCAGCGGGGTATCCGGCTCACCGGCCAACAATGCCGTGCAGTTTCTGTACAATGAATACATCCAGAAGGGAATCAATAATTCGGAGTATGGGGTGGGTTCCTATGCTCTTTATGTCTTAAAGCAGGCCGGTGTTGATGTTGCTTCCTGGGTGTATAATGGTGAAAATCTAAATGATGCGGTTATAAACGCTGTTTATAACGATATTTCACAGCCAGATAATGTTCCGGCCAAGATCCTGGCCCAGGACCTCCTTGCCATGCAGGCGCTGGGGCGAAGCGATCTGGCCGATCAGCTTGTGGAGATCTTGAAAAACAGGCAGACGGAGAACGGCTTTGATACGGGAGCTTACAGCCTTTTCAGCAACCTGCCGGCCTTTGACCTGCTGGGCCGGGCGGGTAAGCTGAGCGTTATAAACGCTGCTTATACCAGGGATTACATTATAAGCAATCAACTTACCCAGTCTACTGTACCCTCAGAGGTATACGGTGCCTGGGGCGGGAGCTGGACGGATGACAAGGGCAAAACAAACTATTTTGCCGACTTCATGGCCACGGCCCAGGCGGTAAGGGCTCTGCATTATCTCGATCCCGGCGGGCAGGATGCCAGGGTGCAGGCGGCCATTAATAACGGCCTTAACTGGATGAGGGACCAGCAAAAGGCCGACGGCAGTTTTGTGGCCGGCTGGGACGACCCGGCCATTGACACCGCTGAAGTGGTTGTGACCTTAAAGGCGCTGGGAAGGGATCCGGCTGATTGGAAGACCAGTGACGGAAAAACGGCCGTTGATTATCTGATGAATAATGTCCTCAATCCGGATGGTAGTTTCGGCACCTCAAAGAACGCCATGGATGCCATCTGGGTGCTCAGTGCCTGTAACTTGTTAAGTAGTCAGTTTTATATTAACCCCTTCAATGTAATAAAGAACATCGGTGAGCAACAGCAATTTACAGCCGTCTGGCAGGACGCCTACGGCCAGTCTGACGTAACGCAATGGGCCACCTGGTCTGTGGCCGACAGCAGCATTGCCAGCGTCGATGACAGTGTTTATGGTCTGGTTAAAGCAATAAAGGCCGGCCAGACGGTGGTGAAGGCCGTGTACAACGGCCTGACGGCGGCGGCCACCCTGACCGTGCAGTCTGCGGCTGGAGGCGGCGGGACCGCTACCGCGGTAACGGTCGGGATGGCCGTAGTGGGCCTGAACGGAGAATTGCTCTACGGTCCCTCCTACGTAATGGTACCGAAAGAAAACAAATGGGGCCTTACCGCCCTGGGCGCCCTGGATGCATCGGGCGTTCCCTACCATACCTCCACGTGGTCCTGGGGCATTCTGGTAGATGAAATTGCCGGGCAGGCCAATAGCGGGATGGCCGGCTGGATGTATACGGTGAACGGGCAGGTTCCCTCCTTTGGCCCGGAAAAGTACAACATTAAAGAGGGCGACAAGATCATCTGGTACTACAGTAAGAGCATGGACCAGCAGCCCCCCGGATGGGACGACCTGGTGAAACGGGCCTCCGGAGGAAGCAATCAGGCAGCCAATCTGCCCGCTCCGGTGAGCGATTCCGTTTTAAATGCAGCCATCGAGGGTGCCGGTTCTGCCGGTCGGATCGTTCTGCAGGCAGAGGACAATCAAACTGTTCTGGCCCTGACGGTGGATCATCTGGCTAAAATAACCGGTGTTAACAAACCGCTGGCCGTGACCGTTTCCGGCGTGCAGTTTGTGCTTTCCGTGGATAGCCTGAAAGTACCGGAGTTGAAGGTTGCCGAGGCGGCGCAGTTGCAGGTTAAAGCCCAGAAGTTGAGCAGCATCGAAGCCCGGGATCTGGTCAAGCCTGTTGCCGACAAGCTAAAACTGGTGGGCGATGTCTACGAACTGGACGTGCTGGCAGTGAAGAAAGACGGCACGGCGCAGAAGATCGCGCAGCTTCCCGACTGCCTGGTAATGCTGCCGGTGCCTGCTGAAGCTAAGGAAGCGGCGGCGGGCGGCCGGGTGAAGGTATACCGCTATAACGAAAGTAAAAAGATCTGGGAGGAGGTGGGCGGAACCTATGACCCGGCGGCAGGTATCATTACCTTTAAAGCCGAACATTTTAGCAAATACGCCTTGATGGAAACCAGCACCCCGCCCGCGTTAAAAACCTTTGCCGACATTGCCGGGCACTGGGCGCAGAAGGATATAGAATTTATGGCCACAAAAGGGTACGTTGCCGGTGTGGGTGACAACAAATTTGCACCGGAAGCCATCGTTACCCGGGCCGAATTTGCCGCCATCCTGGCCCGTATGGCCGGCCTGATGGCCGAACCGGACGGGGCAAAGCGCTTCAATGACGTGCCGCAAAACGCCTGGTACTGCGGTATGGTGGGTGCGGCGGCGAAAGCAGGATTGGTGCGGGGAACCGGCGAACACAGTTTTGCACCAAATGAGCCCATCACCCGGGAGCAAATGGCGGCCATGATGGTGCGGTTAATGGCCCGGGAAGGACAGGATATGAGTATTGGTGAGGCCGATGCGGCCAGAATACTGGCCGGCTTTGAAGATGCTGCCTCTATTTCTCCCTGGGCGCGAAACTCTGTGGCCCTGGTGGTACGGGAGCAGGTCATGAGGGGCCGGGCGCTGGCCCGGTTCATCCCTGCAGGCAATACCACCCGGGCAGAAGCTACTGTAGTACTGTACCGGGTGTGGCAAAAGTTACAGCCGGCTGCTGCTGATAAGAAGTGATACTTCCATGTAGCTATGGGAGGGAGGGCGAGTAAGCCGGTCGGACCGGGGACATGCTGGCGGCCACGTGCCGCCCTTGTGCGGGAGCGGGTGTCGTTCCGCTCCCGCGGGCGCTACAGCGTGAAATGCTTACTTCTGTTTACATGGGGTGATTCCATGAAGCGCAAACTCATCTATGTTATTGGCCTGCTGGTGATTCTGGCCGGAGTGCTGGGCCCCGCCCTTTACATGCACAAAGTTTTCAGCTCCCAGCAGCAATACCGGCAGGCCCATAGCAGCCAGGCTGCTGGCAGCCAGAGAACTAACTACAGCGCAGCGGAACAGGAAAATGCTACTGCACAGAGCCAGCCTGTCGCTGGCACCGGTCAATCTTCTCCCGGGGTAAATACAACCCAGCCCCCCGGCGAATCAACGCAAAGTTCATCACCCGCAGCAAAACAGGACAACCAGGGAGCGGACAGAGCTCAAAGTAAGCGGTCCACCCCGCAGGGTGCGGCCCCTTCCCAACCGGCAGGAAATTCTTCTGCTGCGCCGGAGAGGGAAGCCGGGTGCAGGGTCTGGGTGGCCGTTGTCGGGAAAAATGATGAGTTTCTTTTCAGGCCGGCGCAGGTGACGGTTAAACCGGACAACAGGTGGGGGATTACCGCCCTGGGCGCCCTGGAGGCCACCGGTCTTCCCTACGCCATGAAACCGGCCTGGCCCGATTTTGTGGATTCCATAGGTGGGCAGGCCTGCAGCGGCATGGCCGGGTGGATGTATTCGGTAAACGGCGAGGTGCCCATGCACATGGCCAGCAAGCACCCGGTAAAAACGGGGGACAAAGTAATCTGGTGGTACAGCAGGAGCATGGATCAGCCCCCTCCACGGTGGGAAGACCTGGTAGGCAAAAAGTAAAGGGGTGCCGGAATGTTTGACAGGCTTTTTTACCGGGAAAAGGGGCTTTTCCTGCAGAGCTTTCACCCGGCTACGGTCCTGGTTTATCTTCTGGTGCTCCTCATTCTGAGCCTGATCTATGACCATCCCATTTACCTGCTGGCGCTTCTTCTCCTGCTTGCCCTCCTGATCAGGGAAGTGGACGGCCTGGATGCCTGGGAGGGATTTTTAAAAGCAGGGGTCTTTTTAATGCTGGTGGTGATGATGGTCAACCCCCTGGTGATCCGGGCCGGCAAAACCATCATCTGGCACGGTCCGGCAGTACCTTTCCTGGGGAAGCTGGACATATCCATGGAGGCCGTCTATTTCGGCGCGGCTTCCAGCTTGAGGCTTCTGGTCATCATCAGCATTTTTTGCCTTTATAATCTGATGATCAACCCGGACAGGGTATTGAATCTTTTTTCCGGAGTGGCCGGTAAATCAGTCCTGGTGATAACCCTGGCCACGCGGCTGTTTCCCACCATGGTGAGGGACCTGCAGAGGATCAGGGAAGTACAGCAGTTACGGGGCGTCGACTTTGACACGGGCAGCCTGTGGCAGCGGGCAAGGAAATACTCCAGTTTATATAACGTGCTGCTTTTATCCTCCCTGGAGGGTGCCATGGAGATTGCCGAGTCCATGCAGGCCAGGGCCTTTGGCAGCGGCAGGCGTTCCGTATACAGCCGGAATATCTTAAGACCCCGGGATCTCTTCTGTCTCGGCGGCAGCCTGCTGGCTTTGCTGGCGGCAGTATGGGGGTGGCGTTATGGCCACGGCCGGTACACCTTTTACCCGGAGGCGGACTTTCTAATTAAAGACGGCGCGACTCTGGTGGTCCTGTTTATTGTGTTGTTTTACCTGTCTGTGCCGCTTCTATTGAGCGAGGGGTGGAAGCATTGCCGCTTTTTAAAGTCGAAAATCTGACCTATTACTATCCCGGAACGGAAAAGCCCGCCCTGAAAAATATCAGCCTGGAAATCCGGGAAGGAGAGTTTCTCCTTGTTACCGGTGGTTCCGGTTCGGGCAAGTCCACCCTGTCCAGGGTACTGGCGGGCCTGATCCCCGACTTTTACGGGGGCCGTATCGGGGGCAAGGTTTTCTTCAAGGGTAGGGATATCCGGACGCTGGACCGCCGGAAACTGGCCCGTGAAGTGGGTATGGTCTTTCAGGATCCGGAAAAGCAAATTGTGCAGAGCTGTGTGGAGGCGGAAATAGCCTTTGGCCTGGAAAACCTGGGGTTACCACCTGACGAGATGTCGCGCCGGGTTGCCGAGGTGGTCAGTTTCATGAATCTATCCCCGGTTCAGGAAGCCTTTACGGCCGATCTCTCAGGCGGTCAGAAACAAAAGGTGGCGCTGGCCTCCGTGCTGGCCATGCAGCCCCGTGTGCTTATTCTTGACGAACCCACCTCTCAACTGGACCCCGTCTCGGCGGAAGAAATCCTGAATGTGGTGAAAAGGCTTAATGAAGAAATGGGCTTTACGGTGATCATGGTTGAGCAGAGGCTGGAAAGATGCTTTCATTTGGCAGACCGGGTGCTGTTCATGGCGGGGGGCGAAATTATCTGCCACGGTAATCCCGCCGAGGGAGCGCGGGAAGCGGTCAGGAGGGGACTTCCGTTTGTGCCGCCTGTGGCCAGTTTCTTTGCCCGCCTCAACTCGCCGGTGGTGCCCGTTACGGTAAAGGAGGGTCGGGAACTTTTACAGTCATACTTGAAAGGAAATGTAGCCGTTGCGAAACTGGATGTACCCCGCAGTAGCCATAATTCCACTGCAAAAGAGCAGGAAAAAAATAGCATTATCAGCCTGAAAAATGTATGGTTTGCTTATCCTGGCGGTCAAGAGGTTTTAAAGGATATAAGCCTTGATATAAAAGAAGGAGAATTTGTGGCCATCCTGGGGGAAAACGGTGCCGGTAAGTCGACCCTGCTCAAGATAATGGTGGGTTTGCTCAGACCGGGCCGGGGCAGGGTTTATGTAAATGGGAGAGAACCGGGACGTAATGGGTTTAAAGAAATCAGAAAATTTACCGCCTATTTATCCCAGAACCCCAACGACTACCTCTTCCACGAAACGGTGGAAGATGAGCTGCTTTTCACCATGCGTAATTTCGGCTTGAAAGACCGGGGGCGGGTGGATGAAATCCTGCACAGACTGCAGCTGGAGCGCTACCGCCGGCGAAACCCCAGGGACCTGAGCAGCGGGGAAAGGCAGAGGGTGGCTTTAGCTTCCGTTCTGGTTACCGACCCCGGTTTGATCATTTTAGATGAACCCACCAGGGGGGTTGATTTGGGTTTAAAGTCGGAACTGGGACATTTTCTGCAAGAGGAGGCCGCAAAGGGCAAAACGGTAATCGTGGTAACCCACGATGTGGAGTTTGCGGCCGAGTTTGCCGGAAGAGTGGTGATGATGTTTGCGGGAAGGATTGTTGCCGCCGGGGAAAAGCACGCGGTGTTGGGGAGATCCGTATTTTACTCCCCGCAGATCAGCAAGTTGTGCCGGGGCATTTGCGATGGAGTGGTCACCTCTGCCGAAGCGCTGGAACAGCTTGGGCCGCTTCTGGCCGCTAAACCGGCCGTCTTAATCAAAAGCACGGGAGAGAAGGCCATATGGGGACGAGCTGGGGGCTGTACACCACATTGACCGGCATCCTTGCCGTTTTATTGCTTTTGTCCGCCATGGAGAAAAAAGGGGCTCTGGACTCCCGGCAGGTATCGGTTATTGCCGTGCTGGCCGCCTTGTGTGCGGCTGGCCGGGCGGTGACGGGAGTGGGTCTTTTATTTCTGCAGCCCACCATGTTTCTGGTGGAGATAACGGGATTTGTCTATGGTGCGCGGGTCGGCTTCTTTACAGGGGCCATGACTCCT
Coding sequences within it:
- a CDS encoding sensor histidine kinase, whose amino-acid sequence is MTWSLALTLAYRLSMVATAAFILSRMPALGRILSRQLTPRDKLLLTLALGGMGIVGTYAAVPIHGALANSRVVGVMVAGLLGGPLVGAGAGLIAGFHRYLLGGFTAFSCALAAVAEGALGGLVQHYYRRGPIPWHVALLAGLAGETLQMAIILATARPFGEAWALVQIIGPPMIIVNSIGVAIFMVIAKTAAEQRERIAACQAQQALRIATQTLPYLRHGLNRESAEQTARIIYNSVKLAAVAITNGQEILAHVGRGDDHHHPGTPILTSATLKALATGEVQVAQTRDEIGCQEKNCRLASAVVVPLKRREVTIGTLKLYHDRENCITPVDLELARGLAHLFSTQLELAEVESEARLRAQAELKALQAQVHPHFLFNALNTIVSLVRTRPDKARELLIKLASFFRYSLRKDDAPIPLAEELAHVEAYLAIEGTRFGNKLQVIQLVDPAVLTCPVPAFTLQPVVENAIKHGLQPKREGGRIKIIAKEQPEEVIVTIEDNGVGIFPEELDKILLPGYGRGHGLGLSIVNERLKGLYGPGYALQVNSTPGQGTRVVLRFPKETSSQGVKEDALYSCCG
- a CDS encoding energy-coupling factor transporter transmembrane component T codes for the protein MFDRLFYREKGLFLQSFHPATVLVYLLVLLILSLIYDHPIYLLALLLLLALLIREVDGLDAWEGFLKAGVFLMLVVMMVNPLVIRAGKTIIWHGPAVPFLGKLDISMEAVYFGAASSLRLLVIISIFCLYNLMINPDRVLNLFSGVAGKSVLVITLATRLFPTMVRDLQRIREVQQLRGVDFDTGSLWQRARKYSSLYNVLLLSSLEGAMEIAESMQARAFGSGRRSVYSRNILRPRDLFCLGGSLLALLAAVWGWRYGHGRYTFYPEADFLIKDGATLVVLFIVLFYLSVPLLLSEGWKHCRFLKSKI
- a CDS encoding S-layer homology domain-containing protein, with the protein product MYHHKRTVKKLSLLLVLVMAATLLTPAVNAGASGVSGSPANNAVQFLYNEYIQKGINNSEYGVGSYALYVLKQAGVDVASWVYNGENLNDAVINAVYNDISQPDNVPAKILAQDLLAMQALGRSDLADQLVEILKNRQTENGFDTGAYSLFSNLPAFDLLGRAGKLSVINAAYTRDYIISNQLTQSTVPSEVYGAWGGSWTDDKGKTNYFADFMATAQAVRALHYLDPGGQDARVQAAINNGLNWMRDQQKADGSFVAGWDDPAIDTAEVVVTLKALGRDPADWKTSDGKTAVDYLMNNVLNPDGSFGTSKNAMDAIWVLSACNLLSSQFYINPFNVIKNIGEQQQFTAVWQDAYGQSDVTQWATWSVADSSIASVDDSVYGLVKAIKAGQTVVKAVYNGLTAAATLTVQSAAGGGGTATAVTVGMAVVGLNGELLYGPSYVMVPKENKWGLTALGALDASGVPYHTSTWSWGILVDEIAGQANSGMAGWMYTVNGQVPSFGPEKYNIKEGDKIIWYYSKSMDQQPPGWDDLVKRASGGSNQAANLPAPVSDSVLNAAIEGAGSAGRIVLQAEDNQTVLALTVDHLAKITGVNKPLAVTVSGVQFVLSVDSLKVPELKVAEAAQLQVKAQKLSSIEARDLVKPVADKLKLVGDVYELDVLAVKKDGTAQKIAQLPDCLVMLPVPAEAKEAAAGGRVKVYRYNESKKIWEEVGGTYDPAAGIITFKAEHFSKYALMETSTPPALKTFADIAGHWAQKDIEFMATKGYVAGVGDNKFAPEAIVTRAEFAAILARMAGLMAEPDGAKRFNDVPQNAWYCGMVGAAAKAGLVRGTGEHSFAPNEPITREQMAAMMVRLMAREGQDMSIGEADAARILAGFEDAASISPWARNSVALVVREQVMRGRALARFIPAGNTTRAEATVVLYRVWQKLQPAAADKK
- a CDS encoding DUF4430 domain-containing protein; this translates as MKRKLIYVIGLLVILAGVLGPALYMHKVFSSQQQYRQAHSSQAAGSQRTNYSAAEQENATAQSQPVAGTGQSSPGVNTTQPPGESTQSSSPAAKQDNQGADRAQSKRSTPQGAAPSQPAGNSSAAPEREAGCRVWVAVVGKNDEFLFRPAQVTVKPDNRWGITALGALEATGLPYAMKPAWPDFVDSIGGQACSGMAGWMYSVNGEVPMHMASKHPVKTGDKVIWWYSRSMDQPPPRWEDLVGKK
- a CDS encoding LytR/AlgR family response regulator transcription factor, coding for MVDDEPLARDELKYLLSAYPECRVVGEAEDAQEALKLVAELQPDVVFLDIQMRGMSGCEAARQMLSSPHPPLVVFATAYNEYAVRAFELGAVDYLLKPFEDKRLAKTIKRIEELRRRSDDWTEAVERVAGLLQAKRHRIKKLPVEKNGEIRLLDYQDIIFGRSKDGSVQIVTASDTCTYTGSMTELEARLKSEGFLRVHKSFLVNLNQVQGVLPWFKGTYWLVMGDPKKTQIPVSKSQVKELKSILGLEAS
- a CDS encoding S-layer homology domain-containing protein, translating into MKTHHFAGRLTALVATVCLFLGLLVPLGVPGRVEAAVSPLADKAVQFLHRDYLKNGLINSDVGVGSYAFYVLSQAGVDAGAWVHQGVTFREAVLKAVRDDLDKAAEVRAKQLAQDLVAMQALGEKDLAGRLLQVLKNRQTDEGFEDIGPLSIYSNMPSFDLLSRAGLMDQINTGLARNYILEKQYVKAQNPQYGSWGSLDGNAYYADFMATAQAVRVLHYLDPEKKDPQVQEAIKNGLAWMQRQQKADGSFVAGMDDPVIDTAEVIVTLKTLGMDPAAWKSGTGKSAVDYLMNKSLNADGSFGTSGNAMDATWVLWACLALEAKAKSQATQPQPGSQEESGRQAQPGMVASFTDLKGHWAEGAINRLVQIQVASGYPDGTFKPEEQVTRYEIASMMVRLLKPAVASRQDLLVFDRKFKDSRNVPQWAHEAVAVALREGLISGYPQPDGTLIFKGEEPVSRAELAAVMARIIEKKCGEVAPKELDFADADQIPAWAKEAVGVAYAKGVAGGYPDRTFRAEKKVTRAEAAAMLLRLADVL